In Actinomadura luzonensis, a single window of DNA contains:
- the rfbB gene encoding dTDP-glucose 4,6-dehydratase gives MRILVTGGAGFIGSHYVRQVLEGGYGPPGSRVTVLDKLTYAGRRENLPAEHPGLTFVRGDVCDLPLLLDVLPGHDAVVHFAAESHVDRSVADGAAFAVTNVCGTQTLLEACRRTGIARVVHVSTDEVYGSVASGSCAEDAPLAPNSPYAASKAGGDLIARSYWRTHGLDLSITRCSNNYGPYQYPEKLIPLFVTNLLRGVPVPLYGDGGNRREWLHVDDHCRAVDLVLRRGRAGEVYNVGGGAELTNREVTGLLLGHLGAGADMVRHVTDRKAHDYRYSVDDSKIRRELGYAPRIDFATGLADTVTWYRDHPEWWKPLILRSASSGH, from the coding sequence ATGAGGATTCTCGTCACCGGCGGTGCCGGCTTCATCGGTTCCCATTACGTGCGCCAGGTCCTGGAGGGCGGGTACGGCCCGCCCGGGTCGCGGGTCACCGTCCTGGACAAGCTGACCTACGCCGGCCGCAGGGAGAACCTGCCGGCGGAGCATCCGGGGCTGACGTTCGTCCGCGGCGACGTGTGCGACCTGCCGCTGCTGCTCGACGTGCTGCCCGGGCACGACGCCGTGGTCCATTTCGCCGCCGAGTCGCACGTGGACCGCTCGGTGGCCGACGGTGCCGCGTTCGCCGTCACCAACGTGTGCGGCACCCAGACCCTGCTGGAGGCGTGCCGCAGGACCGGGATCGCGCGCGTCGTGCACGTCTCCACGGACGAGGTGTACGGCTCGGTCGCGTCCGGTTCGTGCGCCGAGGACGCCCCGCTGGCCCCGAACTCGCCCTACGCCGCGTCCAAGGCGGGCGGCGACCTGATCGCCCGATCGTACTGGCGCACCCACGGCCTGGACCTGAGCATCACCCGCTGCTCCAACAACTACGGCCCCTACCAGTACCCGGAGAAGCTGATCCCGCTCTTCGTCACGAACCTGCTGCGCGGCGTCCCGGTCCCGCTGTACGGGGACGGCGGCAACCGCCGCGAGTGGCTGCACGTGGACGACCACTGCCGGGCCGTGGACCTGGTGCTGCGCCGCGGCCGGGCCGGCGAGGTCTACAACGTCGGCGGCGGCGCCGAGCTCACCAACCGCGAGGTGACCGGCCTGCTGCTCGGCCACCTGGGCGCGGGCGCCGACATGGTGCGGCACGTGACCGACCGCAAGGCCCACGACTACCGCTACAGCGTCGACGACAGCAAGATCCGCCGCGAGCTGGGGTACGCGCCCCGGATCGACTTCGCCACGGGGCTGGCGGACACCGTGACCTGGTACCGGGACCACCCCGAATGGTGGAAACCGCTGATTTTGCGCTCCGCCTCAAGCGGACATTGA
- the accA gene encoding acetyl-CoA carboxylase carboxyl transferase subunit alpha produces MHRLIDDELGRTASGGAPDPGVRSEEVTVEPWVLCERCRAIVYGPALARAQRVCPECGRHARLTAPERLRTLLDPGSIVPLEAPPRAEDPLRFTDTRPYADRLREARKLTGLEEAVVCARGAVDGRPVVAAVMDFRFLGGSLGGAVGELITLAAEAALRDRAPFVIVSASGGARMQEGVISLLQMAKTSRALAELDRAGVLTVSLVTDPTFGGVAASFATLCDVIVAEPGARLGFAGPRVVQQTIGASLPPGFQTAEFLLGKGFVDVVRPRAGLRETLSGLLAAAGGGRPAPARGADPAVTDPNLLPDRSPWDVVRLARDIERPTTLDYVRLLLDDFTELHGDRLSGDCPAIVAGLGRMDGRPVAVIGHQKGHTAAELAARNYGMASPAGYRKAARVLRLAAKLGVPVVTLIDTPGAHPGVEAEENGQAVAIAENLRLLSLLPVPVVAVVVGEGGSGGALALAVADEVLMFANAVYSVISPEGCAAILWKDPKAAPDAAVALGVDPRRLLALGAVDGVLPEPAGGTGADPSAAAETLRQALSVRLARLAQLPPDRLLSERAARLRAAGEGTR; encoded by the coding sequence GTGCATCGGCTGATCGACGACGAGCTCGGCCGGACGGCGTCCGGCGGAGCGCCGGACCCCGGCGTCCGGTCGGAGGAGGTGACGGTCGAGCCGTGGGTGCTGTGCGAGCGGTGCCGGGCGATCGTCTACGGCCCCGCCCTGGCCCGCGCGCAGCGGGTGTGCCCCGAATGCGGCCGGCACGCCCGCCTGACCGCGCCGGAACGGCTGCGGACGCTGCTCGACCCCGGCTCGATCGTCCCGCTGGAGGCGCCGCCGCGCGCCGAGGACCCGCTGCGCTTCACCGACACCCGCCCGTACGCCGACCGGCTGCGCGAGGCGCGGAAGCTGACCGGCCTGGAGGAGGCGGTGGTGTGCGCGCGGGGCGCGGTGGACGGCCGCCCGGTGGTGGCGGCCGTCATGGACTTCCGGTTCCTCGGCGGCAGCCTGGGCGGGGCGGTGGGCGAGCTGATCACGCTCGCGGCCGAGGCGGCGCTGCGGGACCGCGCCCCGTTCGTCATCGTGAGCGCCTCGGGCGGCGCCCGCATGCAGGAGGGCGTCATCTCCCTGCTGCAGATGGCCAAGACCAGCCGGGCGCTGGCCGAGCTCGACCGGGCGGGGGTGCTCACCGTGTCCCTGGTCACCGACCCGACCTTCGGCGGGGTGGCCGCCTCGTTCGCGACGTTGTGCGACGTGATCGTGGCCGAGCCGGGCGCGCGTCTCGGTTTCGCCGGCCCCCGCGTCGTCCAGCAGACGATCGGCGCCTCGCTGCCGCCGGGCTTCCAGACGGCGGAGTTCCTGCTCGGCAAGGGGTTCGTGGACGTCGTCCGGCCGCGTGCCGGGCTGCGGGAGACGCTGTCCGGGCTGCTGGCGGCGGCCGGAGGCGGGCGACCGGCCCCGGCGCGGGGAGCCGACCCGGCGGTCACGGACCCGAACCTGCTGCCCGACCGTTCCCCCTGGGACGTGGTGCGCCTGGCCAGGGACATCGAGCGGCCCACCACCCTGGACTACGTGCGCCTGCTGCTCGACGACTTCACCGAGCTGCACGGCGACCGGCTGTCGGGCGACTGCCCCGCGATCGTCGCGGGGCTCGGGCGGATGGACGGCCGGCCCGTCGCGGTGATCGGCCACCAGAAGGGCCACACGGCCGCCGAGCTGGCCGCGCGCAACTACGGCATGGCCTCGCCCGCCGGGTACCGCAAGGCGGCCCGGGTGCTGCGGCTGGCGGCCAAGCTCGGCGTCCCCGTGGTCACGCTGATCGACACGCCGGGCGCGCACCCGGGTGTCGAGGCCGAGGAGAACGGGCAGGCCGTGGCCATCGCCGAGAACCTGCGGCTGCTGTCGCTGCTGCCCGTTCCCGTGGTGGCGGTGGTCGTCGGGGAGGGCGGCAGCGGAGGGGCGCTGGCCCTGGCCGTCGCCGACGAGGTGCTGATGTTCGCCAACGCCGTGTACTCGGTGATCTCGCCCGAGGGCTGCGCGGCGATCCTCTGGAAGGACCCGAAGGCCGCGCCGGACGCCGCGGTGGCCCTGGGCGTGGACCCGCGCCGGCTGCTCGCGCTGGGCGCGGTGGACGGGGTGCTGCCCGAGCCCGCGGGCGGGACGGGCGCCGACCCGTCGGCCGCGGCGGAGACGCTGCGGCAGGCGCTGTCCGTCCGGCTGGCGAGGCTCGCGCAGCTGCCGCCCGACCGGCTGCTGAGCGAGCGCGCGGCCCGGCTGCGCGCCGCCGGCGAGGGCACGCGATGA
- a CDS encoding nuclear transport factor 2 family protein — MTTTGIITPAELRAEVEQFYAAHFHLLDEGRAEEWALTFTDDGVFHPPGGREPVRGRAALAGGVGAGYRRLLEADEVHRHWHGMIEITPRAADGAVLVRCYALILATPSGGPTRTHLSCVCEDVLVRVEGRLLVRERRVHRDDQRGT; from the coding sequence ATGACCACGACCGGCATCATCACCCCGGCCGAGCTGCGCGCCGAGGTCGAGCAGTTCTACGCCGCCCACTTCCACCTCCTCGACGAGGGACGCGCCGAGGAATGGGCGCTGACCTTCACCGACGACGGCGTCTTCCATCCCCCCGGCGGCCGCGAGCCGGTACGCGGGCGCGCCGCGCTGGCCGGCGGCGTGGGCGCGGGCTACCGGCGGCTGCTGGAGGCCGACGAGGTCCACCGGCACTGGCACGGCATGATCGAGATCACCCCGCGGGCGGCCGACGGCGCCGTCCTGGTCCGCTGCTACGCCCTGATCCTGGCCACGCCCAGCGGCGGGCCGACCCGTACGCACCTGAGCTGCGTGTGCGAGGACGTCCTCGTCCGGGTCGAGGGGCGGCTGCTCGTCCGCGAGCGCCGGGTGCACCGCGACGACCAGCGAGGTACCTGA
- a CDS encoding acetyl-CoA carboxylase biotin carboxyl carrier protein, whose protein sequence is MSAPHGNGDGPPALAGPRHDSAHERGDGDTLGAVRETALQVLGALPHPPSALRIQVGAVTLELDWPVNAAPQGAPPGPASPAAPAAGAADHIGAVSVGVFYRAPEPGAEPFVREGSVVAAGQQVAIVEAMKLMIPVTATRACRIVRALVEDGSAVEFDQPLFEIAAAGA, encoded by the coding sequence ATGAGCGCACCGCACGGCAACGGAGACGGCCCGCCGGCCCTGGCCGGCCCCCGGCACGACAGCGCGCACGAGCGCGGGGACGGCGACACGCTGGGCGCGGTCCGCGAGACCGCCCTCCAGGTGCTCGGCGCGCTGCCGCACCCGCCCTCCGCCCTGCGGATCCAGGTGGGGGCCGTGACGCTGGAGCTGGACTGGCCGGTGAACGCCGCCCCCCAGGGCGCCCCGCCCGGGCCCGCCTCGCCCGCGGCGCCCGCCGCGGGCGCCGCGGACCACATCGGCGCGGTGTCGGTCGGCGTGTTCTACCGGGCGCCGGAGCCGGGCGCGGAGCCGTTCGTCAGGGAAGGGTCGGTGGTGGCGGCCGGCCAGCAGGTGGCGATCGTGGAGGCGATGAAGCTGATGATCCCGGTCACCGCCACGCGCGCGTGCCGCATCGTGAGGGCCCTGGTGGAGGACGGGAGCGCGGTGGAGTTCGACCAGCCGCTGTTCGAGATCGCGGCGGCGGGGGCGTGA
- a CDS encoding AMP-binding protein has product MPEPTISPARPVPGPLTDLPPDLTLDGVLSRAAAAAPGRDAVRTATAAETRTVTFAELDAQASRVAGALSGLAGPAGAASGAMVALAPAPGLPYAAALHGIVRAGHVAVTVKPMLSADDLARVLRSTGARVAFLTEALAARADPAALDRVVVTDRDEPAAGWPAGWTTYAQVLAGADLPGPGGPRTDPESPALVHFTHGTTGTPKGVLLSHRNLVANAAQTAWAHELDRYDVVLNHLPILHCMHVNGPIWAGATQVLCLDPDVESAIRLANEHGARCFYAQPGQLVRLAADERLDRLRLTTVEVIRTGGTHLPAATARTLSEHFGVPVVQGYGLVETSSLTHSDLRAAPGPGTVGLPVPHTECVIADPDTGRPLPAGRRGEVRVRGPQVALGYLGRDDAPVDADGWLSTGDVGYLDGGRLVLVDRIGDLFKVGNELVSPTEVEQVLLAQPVVQECVVVGYPDEVLGQVPYALVVPEDRASDAQLAAAVAAANERLAPHQRIRRVSAIYSIPGAATGKVNRRALRERVIAGEPSRRDRGAPTMIVLMNKVTVTGDMAEFERAHDEIAAFMRAQPGARGFRLLGSLDEPNVFVELAEWDSQEAHAAAVRSPGFVERARALRAVAELDLGKYRVVRAERA; this is encoded by the coding sequence GTGCCCGAACCGACCATCAGCCCGGCCAGGCCCGTTCCCGGCCCGCTCACGGACCTTCCGCCCGACCTGACGCTCGACGGGGTGCTGAGCCGCGCGGCGGCCGCCGCCCCAGGACGGGACGCGGTGCGCACGGCCACGGCGGCGGAGACCAGGACGGTGACGTTCGCCGAGCTCGACGCGCAGGCCTCCCGGGTCGCCGGAGCCCTGTCCGGCCTGGCCGGCCCGGCCGGCGCGGCGTCCGGCGCCATGGTCGCGCTGGCCCCGGCGCCCGGCCTCCCGTACGCGGCCGCCCTGCACGGCATCGTCCGCGCCGGTCACGTGGCCGTCACGGTGAAGCCGATGCTGAGCGCGGACGACCTGGCCCGCGTGCTGAGGTCCACCGGAGCCCGGGTGGCCTTCCTCACCGAGGCGCTGGCGGCGCGGGCGGACCCGGCCGCGCTGGACCGCGTGGTGGTGACCGACCGGGACGAGCCCGCGGCGGGCTGGCCGGCCGGCTGGACGACGTACGCGCAGGTGCTGGCGGGCGCGGACCTGCCGGGGCCGGGCGGGCCCCGGACGGACCCGGAGTCGCCCGCGCTGGTGCACTTCACCCACGGCACGACCGGCACGCCGAAGGGCGTGCTGCTGTCCCACCGCAACCTGGTGGCCAACGCCGCGCAGACCGCCTGGGCGCACGAGCTCGACCGGTACGACGTGGTGCTCAACCACCTGCCGATCCTGCACTGCATGCACGTCAACGGCCCGATCTGGGCGGGCGCGACACAGGTGCTGTGCCTGGACCCCGACGTGGAGTCGGCGATCCGGCTGGCCAACGAGCACGGCGCCCGCTGCTTCTACGCCCAGCCGGGCCAGCTCGTCCGGCTGGCCGCCGACGAACGGCTCGACCGGCTGCGCCTGACCACCGTCGAGGTGATCCGCACCGGCGGGACGCACCTGCCGGCGGCCACGGCCCGCACCCTGTCGGAGCACTTCGGCGTGCCGGTGGTGCAGGGGTACGGGCTGGTGGAGACCAGCAGCCTGACGCACTCGGACCTGCGCGCCGCACCCGGCCCCGGCACGGTCGGCCTTCCGGTGCCGCACACCGAATGCGTGATCGCCGACCCGGACACGGGACGGCCGCTGCCGGCGGGCCGGCGCGGCGAGGTGCGGGTCCGCGGCCCCCAGGTGGCGCTCGGCTACCTCGGCCGCGACGACGCGCCCGTCGACGCCGACGGCTGGCTGAGCACGGGTGACGTCGGTTACCTCGACGGCGGCCGGCTGGTGCTGGTGGACCGGATCGGCGACCTGTTTAAGGTCGGCAACGAGCTCGTGTCGCCGACCGAGGTCGAGCAGGTGCTCCTGGCCCAGCCGGTGGTCCAGGAGTGCGTGGTGGTCGGCTACCCCGACGAGGTGCTGGGGCAGGTGCCGTACGCGCTGGTCGTCCCGGAGGACCGGGCGAGCGACGCGCAGCTCGCGGCGGCCGTCGCGGCGGCCAACGAGCGCCTGGCCCCGCACCAGCGCATCCGCCGCGTGTCGGCGATCTACTCCATCCCCGGGGCGGCCACCGGCAAGGTCAACCGCCGCGCCCTGCGGGAACGGGTGATCGCCGGCGAACCGTCCCGCCGAGATCGAGGAGCGCCAACGATGATCGTCCTGATGAACAAGGTCACGGTGACAGGTGACATGGCGGAGTTCGAGCGCGCGCACGACGAGATCGCCGCCTTCATGCGCGCCCAGCCGGGAGCGCGCGGGTTCCGCCTGCTCGGCTCCCTGGACGAGCCGAACGTGTTCGTCGAGCTCGCCGAGTGGGACAGCCAGGAGGCGCACGCCGCCGCCGTCCGCTCGCCCGGCTTCGTGGAGCGCGCGCGGGCGCTGCGCGCGGTGGCGGAGCTCGATCTCGGCAAGTACCGCGTGGTCCGCGCCGAGCGGGCCTGA
- a CDS encoding acetyl-CoA carboxylase biotin carboxylase subunit, which produces MGGAERPFRTVLIANRGEIALRVARTCRDMGIRTVAVHSTDDRDSPVVRYADAAVQIGPAPARRSYLNMAAILQAALGSGADAVHPGYGFLSENPDFAEACLASGLTFIGPSPAAMRRLGDKSAARRLMAQAGLPLLPGTLEPTGSLAEAESAAAGIGYPLIIKAVAGGGGRGMRVVRRAADLAHAYRTTRAAAQTLFGDGRVYLERFLPHARHVEIQILCDAYGGALHLGERDCSVQRRRQKLIEETPAPGVPAGTLERMCAAAIAGARAAGYSGAGTFEFLVDPAGRFFFMETNCRIQVEHPVTEMATGIDLVREQIRIAAGLPLSLSQQDVRPRGAVIECRVNAEDPDRDFAPAPGRLAGFAPPLGPFIRVDTHAFPGYRVPAAYDSLLAKVVVWAPDREQAVARMRRALAEFQVAGVATTIPFLRRVLDDPEFVRGGHGTDLADRLLGRPDGAP; this is translated from the coding sequence ATGGGCGGCGCGGAACGGCCCTTCCGCACGGTGCTGATCGCCAACCGCGGGGAGATCGCGCTGCGCGTCGCCCGCACCTGCCGCGACATGGGCATCAGGACGGTGGCCGTGCACTCGACCGACGACCGCGACTCGCCGGTGGTGCGTTACGCCGACGCGGCCGTCCAGATCGGCCCGGCGCCGGCGCGGCGCAGCTATCTGAACATGGCGGCGATCCTGCAGGCGGCGCTCGGCAGCGGCGCCGACGCCGTGCACCCCGGCTACGGCTTCCTGTCGGAGAACCCCGACTTCGCCGAGGCGTGCCTGGCCAGCGGGCTGACGTTCATCGGCCCGTCCCCGGCGGCCATGCGGCGGCTCGGCGACAAGTCCGCGGCCAGGCGGCTCATGGCGCAGGCGGGGCTCCCGCTGCTGCCGGGCACGCTGGAGCCGACCGGCTCGCTCGCCGAGGCCGAGTCGGCGGCCGCCGGGATCGGCTACCCGCTGATCATCAAGGCGGTGGCGGGCGGCGGCGGCCGCGGGATGCGGGTGGTGCGGCGGGCGGCCGACCTCGCCCACGCCTACCGGACGACCAGGGCCGCCGCGCAGACCCTCTTCGGCGACGGCCGCGTCTACCTCGAACGTTTCCTTCCGCACGCCCGGCACGTGGAGATCCAGATCCTGTGCGACGCGTACGGCGGGGCGTTGCACCTGGGCGAGCGCGACTGCTCGGTGCAGCGCCGCCGGCAGAAGCTCATCGAGGAGACCCCCGCCCCCGGCGTGCCCGCGGGCACGCTGGAGCGGATGTGCGCGGCGGCGATCGCCGGGGCGCGGGCCGCCGGCTACTCCGGGGCCGGGACGTTCGAGTTCCTGGTGGACCCGGCGGGCCGCTTCTTCTTCATGGAGACCAACTGCCGGATCCAGGTGGAGCACCCGGTGACCGAGATGGCCACCGGCATCGACCTGGTGAGGGAGCAGATCAGGATCGCGGCGGGGCTGCCGCTCAGCCTGTCGCAGCAGGACGTGCGGCCGCGTGGCGCGGTCATCGAGTGCCGGGTCAACGCCGAGGACCCCGACCGTGACTTCGCGCCCGCGCCCGGCAGGCTGGCCGGGTTCGCGCCGCCGCTGGGGCCCTTCATCCGGGTGGACACGCACGCCTTCCCCGGCTACCGGGTGCCGGCCGCCTACGACTCGCTGCTGGCCAAGGTGGTCGTCTGGGCTCCGGACCGGGAGCAGGCCGTCGCCCGGATGCGGCGGGCGCTGGCCGAGTTCCAGGTCGCGGGCGTGGCGACCACGATCCCGTTCCTGCGGCGGGTGCTGGACGACCCGGAGTTCGTGCGCGGCGGCCACGGCACCGACCTGGCCGACCGGCTGCTCGGCCGGCCGGACGGCGCGCCGTGA
- a CDS encoding glucose-1-phosphate thymidylyltransferase — protein sequence MKALVLAGGTGTRLRPLSYSMPKQLVPIANKPVLLHCLEDIAEIGVRDVGVIVGGHAQEIREEFGDGSALGLRITYLRQDEALGLAHCVLVARDFLGADDFVMYLGDNLLTGGIGAAAREFRARRPAAQILVRPVPDPSAFGVAVTDPSGRVTALVEKPRRPVGNLAVLGVYFFTPAVHEAVAAIEPSGRGELEITDALQWLVAAGHEVRARRFDGFWQDTGRIEDVLRCNRVLLEDITGRIDGEIDADSELSGQVIIEAGAKIVRSRIQGPAIIGADTLVEDSSVGPYASLGRGCVIRDSGVASSILLAEVAVSHVRHICDSLIGRAAQVRTAAAHVPHHRLVIGDTSTVEVQG from the coding sequence ATGAAGGCCCTCGTGCTCGCGGGCGGCACCGGAACCCGGTTGCGGCCGCTCAGCTACTCGATGCCCAAGCAGCTCGTGCCGATCGCCAACAAGCCGGTGCTGCTGCACTGCCTGGAGGACATCGCCGAGATCGGCGTGCGCGACGTCGGCGTCATCGTCGGCGGCCACGCCCAGGAGATCAGGGAGGAGTTCGGCGACGGGTCGGCGCTCGGCCTGCGCATCACGTACCTGCGGCAGGACGAGGCGCTCGGGCTGGCCCACTGCGTGCTGGTCGCGCGCGACTTCCTCGGCGCCGACGACTTCGTCATGTACCTGGGCGATAACCTGCTGACCGGCGGCATCGGCGCGGCGGCGCGGGAGTTCCGGGCGCGGCGGCCCGCGGCCCAGATCCTGGTCCGGCCGGTGCCCGACCCCAGCGCCTTCGGGGTGGCGGTGACCGACCCCTCCGGGCGCGTCACCGCCCTGGTGGAGAAGCCGCGCCGGCCCGTCGGCAACCTGGCGGTGCTCGGCGTGTACTTCTTCACCCCGGCGGTGCACGAGGCCGTCGCGGCGATCGAGCCGAGCGGCCGGGGCGAGCTGGAGATCACCGACGCGCTGCAGTGGCTGGTCGCGGCCGGGCACGAGGTGCGGGCCCGCCGCTTCGACGGCTTCTGGCAGGACACCGGCCGGATCGAGGACGTGCTCCGGTGCAACCGCGTCCTGCTGGAGGACATCACCGGCCGGATCGACGGCGAGATCGACGCCGACAGCGAGCTGTCCGGCCAGGTGATCATCGAGGCGGGCGCCAAGATCGTCCGCTCGCGCATCCAGGGCCCGGCGATCATCGGCGCCGACACGCTGGTCGAGGACAGCTCCGTCGGCCCCTACGCCTCGCTCGGCCGCGGCTGCGTGATCAGGGACTCCGGGGTGGCCTCCTCCATCCTGCTGGCCGAGGTCGCGGTCAGCCATGTCCGGCACATCTGCGACTCGCTGATCGGCCGGGCCGCGCAGGTGCGCACGGCCGCCGCGCACGTGCCGCACCACCGGCTCGTGATCGGCGACACCTCGACCGTGGAGGTGCAGGGGTGA
- a CDS encoding SRPBCC family protein: MTQATAHRAEYRITVQAPPETVFDRVADVRFWPQWFGPVVHADRAARSADRDEIQVWELGAGETVTTWRAARTLDAAALRITAGAEEWVFGARPDGGTDVSLHVTGPAADGPADGPAGREARLRDRLAELKAAAELPDELTIDFRDPVFAGGDVRDAWKVLYEADKWPEKLEHVISLDMTENVPNIQFFDMVTPVKGGGSVTTRSVRVCLPHELIVYKQITPPPLMSAHTGHWRFTPTPEGVVLESRHTCTIRPDRLDVLGPGTTVADARRFLRRHLSANSTTNLRLAKQYAEEQAGVS, encoded by the coding sequence ATGACCCAGGCCACCGCTCACCGGGCCGAGTACCGCATCACCGTCCAGGCCCCGCCCGAGACCGTGTTCGACCGCGTCGCCGACGTGCGGTTCTGGCCGCAGTGGTTCGGCCCCGTGGTGCACGCCGACCGCGCCGCCCGCTCGGCGGACCGCGACGAGATCCAGGTCTGGGAGCTCGGCGCCGGCGAGACCGTCACCACGTGGCGGGCCGCGCGCACCCTCGACGCCGCCGCGCTGCGGATCACCGCCGGCGCGGAGGAGTGGGTGTTCGGCGCCCGCCCGGACGGCGGCACGGACGTGTCGCTCCACGTGACCGGCCCCGCCGCCGACGGCCCCGCCGACGGCCCCGCCGGGCGGGAGGCGCGCCTGCGCGACCGGCTGGCCGAGCTGAAGGCCGCCGCGGAACTGCCGGACGAGCTGACCATCGACTTCCGCGACCCCGTCTTCGCCGGCGGGGACGTGCGCGACGCCTGGAAGGTGCTCTACGAGGCCGACAAGTGGCCGGAGAAGCTGGAGCACGTCATCAGCCTCGACATGACGGAGAACGTGCCGAACATCCAGTTCTTCGACATGGTCACCCCGGTCAAGGGCGGCGGGTCGGTCACCACCCGGTCGGTGCGGGTCTGCCTGCCCCACGAGCTGATCGTCTACAAGCAGATCACGCCGCCGCCGCTGATGTCGGCCCACACCGGGCACTGGCGGTTCACCCCCACGCCGGAGGGGGTGGTGCTGGAGTCCCGGCACACCTGCACGATCCGCCCCGACCGGCTCGACGTGCTCGGCCCCGGCACCACCGTGGCCGACGCCCGCCGCTTCCTGCGCCGCCACCTCAGCGCCAACAGCACCACCAACCTGCGACTGGCCAAGCAGTACGCCGAGGAACAGGCGGGGGTGAGCTGA
- a CDS encoding FAD-dependent monooxygenase, which yields MDEITTDVCVVGGGPAGLTLSLLLLRSGLGVTLVERSATLERHYRGEILQPGGARVLDRLGALEGARARGACPLSGFRFTAGGVTRLEIDYTRLPGPYNYLLSVPQRHVLAELTERCERLPGFVRLAGAGIGGLLTEEGRVTGVVTSGGRTARVRARCVVGADGRYSKTRRLAGIGQERLDAFEHDLLWFRLELPPAERPGLVRIDRGPGGAVLLHDSYPDRVQIAWVVPHGGYAALAAEGVGPIKDELRAALPRYAAAIDEQITRLADLTLLDVFSGCATAWAADGLVLIGDAAHTHGPLGAQGINLAVQDAALLHPLLVEALADGAPDAGALAAFEIARRPDVEKVLAVQLAQAESMFGDGGPRRSPPADDAITSWIAFGNPGITVRTDLFTVADQ from the coding sequence GTGGACGAGATCACGACGGACGTCTGCGTGGTCGGCGGCGGGCCGGCCGGTCTGACCCTGAGCCTGCTGCTGCTGCGCTCCGGTCTGGGCGTGACGCTGGTGGAACGGTCGGCGACGCTGGAGCGCCACTACCGGGGCGAGATCCTGCAGCCCGGCGGCGCGCGGGTGCTCGACCGGCTCGGGGCGCTGGAGGGGGCGCGCGCGCGAGGCGCCTGCCCGCTGAGCGGGTTCCGGTTCACCGCGGGAGGCGTCACCCGGCTGGAGATCGACTACACCCGGCTGCCCGGGCCGTACAACTACCTGCTGAGCGTGCCGCAGCGGCACGTGCTGGCCGAGCTGACCGAGCGGTGCGAACGCCTGCCGGGCTTCGTGCGGCTGGCCGGCGCCGGGATCGGCGGCCTGCTCACCGAGGAGGGCCGCGTCACCGGCGTCGTCACCTCCGGCGGGAGGACCGCGCGCGTCCGGGCGCGCTGCGTGGTGGGCGCGGACGGCCGCTACTCCAAGACGCGGCGGCTGGCCGGCATCGGGCAGGAGCGGCTGGACGCGTTCGAGCACGACCTGCTGTGGTTCCGCCTGGAGCTGCCGCCCGCGGAGCGGCCGGGGCTGGTCCGCATCGACCGCGGCCCCGGCGGCGCGGTGCTGCTGCACGACTCCTACCCCGACCGGGTCCAGATCGCCTGGGTCGTGCCGCACGGCGGCTACGCCGCGCTCGCCGCCGAGGGCGTCGGCCCCATCAAGGACGAGCTGCGGGCCGCCCTGCCCCGGTACGCCGCCGCCATCGACGAGCAGATCACCCGGCTCGCCGACCTGACCCTGCTGGACGTCTTCTCCGGCTGCGCCACCGCGTGGGCCGCGGACGGTCTCGTGCTGATCGGCGACGCCGCCCACACGCACGGCCCGCTCGGCGCGCAGGGGATCAACCTCGCCGTGCAGGACGCCGCGCTGCTGCACCCGCTGCTGGTGGAGGCCCTGGCCGACGGCGCGCCGGACGCCGGGGCGCTGGCCGCCTTCGAGATCGCCCGCCGGCCCGACGTCGAGAAGGTGCTGGCCGTGCAGCTCGCCCAGGCCGAGAGCATGTTCGGCGACGGCGGCCCGCGGCGCAGCCCCCCGGCCGACGACGCGATCACCTCCTGGATCGCCTTCGGCAACCCCGGCATCACCGTCCGCACGGACCTGTTCACCGTCGCGGACCAGTGA